A genomic region of Cannabis sativa cultivar Pink pepper isolate KNU-18-1 chromosome 1, ASM2916894v1, whole genome shotgun sequence contains the following coding sequences:
- the LOC115704050 gene encoding uncharacterized protein LOC115704050: protein MSSNPPMVLVGFTFSPTEQQVINHLRLKNLGMDSELDPYIAEVDDILEFDPCELAAKSKLRSNKDEWWFLYRLFYRSSRSQSKNRKTKTGFWKVTGRGKKIEGSVGEKSYLTFYKGSCNSSQKTDYTMQEFYIPPHHHLHQDEFILVICSLKWKLVSRKRGRKSDKQKPTPLNSGSKKKRQKANAPHHEEGEPIFGNNIITSNIVNPIPSAAIPHVLGHGDVNHQPVSPMVYPDANFNYQTLSFMLDKDIQVPPVADGKVSEITTSDLGDPSASVDVSSLGYNDVSSQLYSPDSSQQTMSAVFGNAIQAPSVVEGKLSDLISDFAQVLGNEMQAPLGSAVISPMEYSHNEVNSQFLSPFSTSPNNEVQISSGTHVEPSERTTCDLQNPLAYGVISSPLHCDDDYASFQPVSQISSSSSVVIPVDHCYDNNSPIYSPHSNFMEQTWSSPFDKDMQTPSGVADELNEYYGKLPYLSVGHPPLGLGDIWSCPDLRHVQTEEVNKQVERYAY from the exons atgaGTAGCAACCCACCAATGGTGCTTGTGGGATTTACGTTCAGTCCAACGGAACAGCAGGTGATCAATCACTTGAGGCTGAAAAATCTCGGAATGGATTCAGAACTTGATCCTTACATTGCTGAGGTTGACGATATATTGGAGTTTGACCCTTGCGAATTAGCTG CTAAATCGAAGTTAAGGTCGAATAAAGATGAGTGGTGGTTCTTGTATCGGTTATTTTACAGGAGCTCGAGATCCCAAAGTAAGAATAGGAAGACAAAAACAGGGTTCTGGAAGGTAACAGGAAGGGGAAAGAAAATTGAAGGTAGCGTAGGAGAGAAGTCATATCTTACCTTCTATAAAGGTAGTTGTAATTCTTCCCAAAAGACAGATTATACCATGCAAGAGTTCTATATTCCTCCCCATCATCACCTTCATCAG GATGAGTTTATCCTTGTCATTTGCTCTTTGAAGTGGAAGTTGGTCTCTCGTAAAAGAGGCAGGAAGTCTGATAAGCAGAAGCCAACTCCTCTTAATTCTGGCTCGAAGAAGAAAAGGCAGAAGGCAAATGCACCACACCACGAGGAAGGTGAGCCAATATTTGGCAACAATATTATCACTTCTAATATTGTAAATCCAATACCATCTGCTGCAATTCCACAT GTACTTGGTCATGGTGATGTGAATCATCAACCGGTCTCTCCAATGGTCTATCCAGATGCCAACTTCAATTACCAGACATTGAGTTTTATGCTTGACAAGGACATCCAAGTTCCACCTGTAGCAGATGGTAAAGTAAGTGAAATAACCACTTCTGATCTTGGGGATCCATCAGCATCTGTTGATGTTAGTTCATTG GGTTATAACGATGTGAGTTCTCAACTATACTCACCAGATTCCAGCCAACAGACAATGAGTGCTGTGTTTGGGAATGCGATACAAGCTCCATCTGTAGTAGAAGGTAAACTAAGTGATCTAATTTCTGATTTTGCACAAGTTCTCGGCAATGAGATGCAAGCTCCATTAGGATCTGCTGTTATAAGTCCAATG GAATATAGTCACAATGAAGTGAATAGTCAGTTTCTCTCACCATTTTCCACCTCGCCCAACAATGAGGTGCAAATTTCATCTGGAACACATGTTGAACCAAGCGAAAGGACCACATGTGATCTTCAAAATCCATTAGCATATGGTGTTATTAGTTCACCA TTACATTGTGATGATGACTATGCTAGTTTTCAACCGGTCTCACAAATATCCTCATCATCATCTGTTGTAATCCCGGTG GATCATTGTTATGACAATAATTCGCCAATATACTCACCACATTCCAACTTCATGGAGCAGACGTGGAGTTCTCCATTTGATAAGGACATGCAAACTCCATCTGGAGTTGCAGATGAATTAAATGAGTACTATGGTAAATTGCCATATTTGAGTGTTGGTCATCCCCCCTTAGGCTTAGGGGATATATGGTCGTGTCCAGATTTGCGTCACGTACAAACTGAAGAAGTCAATAAGCAGGTAGAGAGATATGCTTATTAG